One genomic segment of Rhinopithecus roxellana isolate Shanxi Qingling chromosome 6, ASM756505v1, whole genome shotgun sequence includes these proteins:
- the LOC104680738 gene encoding ubiquitin-conjugating enzyme E2 N-like has translation MAGLPLRIIKETQRLLAEPVPGIKAEPDESNARYFHVVIAGPQDSPFEGRTFKLELFLPEEYPMAAPKVRFMTKIYHPNVDKLGRICLDILKDKWSPALQIRTVLLSIQALLSAPNPDDPLANDVAEQWKTSEAQAIETARAWTRLYAMNNI, from the coding sequence ATGGCCGGGCTGCCCCTCAGGATCATCAAGGAAACCCAGCGTTTGCTGGCAGAACCAGTTCCTGGCATCAAAGCAGAACCAGATGAGAGCAACGCCCGTTATTTTCATGTGGTCATTGCTGGCCCTCAAGATTCCCCCTTTGAGGGACGGACTTTTAAACTTGAACTATTCCTTCCTGAAGAATACCCAATGGCAGCCCCTAAAGTACGTTTCATGACCAAAATTTATCATCCTAATGTAGACAAGTTGGGAAGAATATGTTTAGATATTTTGAAAGATAAGTGGTCCCCAGCACTGCAGATCCGCACAGTTCTGCTATCGATCCAGGCCTTGTTAAGTGCTCCCAATCCAGATGATCCATTAGCAAATGATGTAGCGGAGCAGTGGAAGACCAGCGAAGCCCAAGCCATAGAAACAGCTAGAGCATGGACTAGGCTATATGCcatgaataatatttaa